A part of Geothrix oryzae genomic DNA contains:
- a CDS encoding RNA polymerase sigma factor encodes MEQSPQETPFGTQEAFHAAFAELYPRLVSYARRYGATFPEDIAQEAFVILMQREERVEHPTAFLYGTVRTLSLTERRPMKNQNLSLESVAEPGLAGGADDLVLNQEVRERMRLLSPTFREALWLFVVEGLAIREIADILNIPEATVKTRIHRAKAQLKDQLNPSGGVHVLV; translated from the coding sequence ATGGAGCAGTCCCCCCAAGAAACCCCATTCGGCACCCAGGAGGCTTTCCACGCCGCCTTTGCCGAACTTTATCCAAGGCTCGTGAGCTATGCACGGCGTTACGGGGCGACCTTCCCGGAGGACATCGCCCAGGAGGCCTTCGTCATCCTCATGCAGCGGGAGGAGCGGGTGGAGCATCCCACCGCCTTCCTGTACGGCACCGTGCGAACCCTGTCCCTGACCGAGCGCCGCCCCATGAAGAACCAGAACCTCAGCCTGGAATCCGTCGCCGAGCCCGGCCTGGCCGGGGGCGCGGACGATCTGGTGCTGAACCAGGAGGTCCGGGAGCGGATGCGGCTGCTGTCGCCCACCTTCCGCGAAGCCCTGTGGTTGTTCGTGGTCGAGGGCCTCGCCATCCGGGAAATCGCGGACATCCTCAACATCCCCGAGGCCACCGTGAAGACCCGCATCCACCGGGCCAAGGCCCAACTCAAAGATCAGCTCAACCCCTCAGGAGGCGTGCATGTCCTGGTCTGA
- a CDS encoding uracil-DNA glycosylase, giving the protein MDEPLRAWRDTLEDLGVMGFVREPVEPAQAQPQAAVPSSAPPARPAPARVPAGPEVKRAPRPVPPAPSAYAPPADPIGCPPPEAVAAAPDLTALQQAIQGCLACPLGPSRLKFVFGEGDPHAKLMFVGEGPGRDEDLQGRPFVGKAGELLDKMIGAIGLKREETYIANVVKCRPPDNRTPTPDEACACLGYLHRQIELVRPAVIVTLGATPLRELVGISEGITRVRGQWKRVQVGGREIPVMPTFHPAYVLRQYTQDVRRAVWADLKAAKEWIDRPAEG; this is encoded by the coding sequence ATGGACGAGCCTCTCCGAGCCTGGCGGGACACCCTCGAGGATCTGGGGGTGATGGGATTCGTCCGCGAGCCCGTGGAACCCGCCCAGGCCCAACCCCAGGCGGCGGTGCCCTCATCCGCGCCCCCCGCCCGGCCGGCGCCGGCCCGCGTCCCGGCCGGCCCCGAAGTCAAACGGGCGCCCAGGCCGGTCCCTCCCGCGCCCTCAGCCTATGCGCCGCCAGCCGATCCCATCGGCTGCCCGCCTCCCGAAGCCGTGGCCGCCGCCCCCGATCTGACGGCCCTGCAGCAGGCCATCCAAGGCTGCCTGGCCTGCCCCCTGGGTCCCAGCCGACTGAAGTTCGTCTTCGGCGAGGGCGACCCCCACGCCAAGCTCATGTTCGTGGGCGAAGGCCCGGGCCGCGACGAGGACCTGCAGGGCCGGCCCTTCGTGGGCAAGGCCGGCGAGCTGCTGGACAAGATGATCGGGGCCATCGGCCTGAAACGCGAAGAGACCTACATCGCGAATGTCGTCAAGTGCCGCCCCCCGGACAACCGCACGCCCACGCCCGACGAGGCCTGCGCCTGCCTGGGCTACCTCCACCGGCAGATCGAGCTCGTCCGCCCCGCCGTCATCGTCACGCTGGGGGCCACGCCCCTGCGCGAGCTGGTGGGCATCAGCGAAGGCATCACCCGGGTGCGGGGCCAGTGGAAGCGCGTGCAGGTCGGGGGCCGGGAGATCCCTGTCATGCCCACCTTCCACCCCGCCTATGTGCTGCGCCAGTACACGCAGGATGTGCGCCGGGCCGTCTGGGCGGATCTCAAAGCGGCGAAGGAGTGGATCGACCGTCCCGCTGAAGGCTGA